In Thunnus thynnus chromosome 11, fThuThy2.1, whole genome shotgun sequence, the following proteins share a genomic window:
- the LOC137192916 gene encoding target of Nesh-SH3 isoform X4, whose product MMFRMQQHSHSLLVFLLMVFIAGIVLCDPSAPRRSRVRRQNMKVRISATGDTIVMKFLRPSTDTKLEGYILGYGSSMFSKQFIQLPENGEPYENEFDAEPKYLIAVQPIPTNEVKKQCTGKVELEKPLHLVIGSVTPTSVLLSWGTLLKTPYEGNVMNDCLEDGHYTVRYRERNRKWNYQTCPTSDTVIDNLKPNTVYEFGVQPNTKDGTGVWSKPVIHNISMGSTDDKAIRKIVKRPINPVKPLTPGPHSFPFAPRHVLHNRTQGRVPLTRNIGSKTTLGTGVTRSSIAEVPRFPISSSAPPAGRNTTQSRTRVPPHSTRNGVRPYSQPKIFPSTPGADGAHHRGNALPKPVVWPKDKTVLRPSIPVNKRTNLVGKPSDHDKPMDLKQGDKESILKPFPLVTAKPKQERRQQTTSSAPAINSSRFDLNDNSSIFRPLPASDLDIMGRKRFVAPHVIYKTDKKPDEPCSITSSLAYFPDEEEGSDQNVTGPPRVPPSNLTVVTVEGCPSFVILDWQKTDNETREYEVISTTKGPHGEEVSILTTNQTHTAVENLKPESSYEFKVTPKNELGSGPSSEPVSFSTESADPRVSEHVSGKDAIWTQFPFKTDAYSECNGKQYVKRTWYRKFVGIQLCNSLRYKIYLSDSLNGKFYNIGDQAGHGEDHCQFVDSFLDGRTGTQMLADQLPGRQGFYRAMRQEPVNFGEIGGKSHVTYVGWYECGTPIPGKW is encoded by the exons ATGATGTTTAGGATGCAGCAGCACTCACACAGCCTTCTGGTCTTTCTCCTCATGGTCTTCATCGCTGGGATAGTTCTCTGTGATCCCTCCGCTCCACGCAGAAGCAGAG TGAGACGTCAGAACATGAAAGTCCGTATCAGCGCCACTGGAGACACCATCGTGATGAAGTTTTTGCGTCCCAGCACTGACACAAAGCTTGAAGGCTACATCCTGGGCTATGGCAGCAGCATGTTCTCCAAACAGTTCATTCAGCTGCCTGAGAACGGAGAGCCTTATGAGAATGAGTTTG ATGCTGAGCCCAAGTACCTTATTGCTGTCCAGCCCATCCCAACCAACGAGGTGAAAAAGCAGTGCACAG GTAAAGTGGAACTGGAGAAGCCGCTACACTTGGTCATTGGGTCAGTGACGCCCACTTCAGTTCTCCTGTCCTGGGGGACGCTGCTGAAAACCCCCTATGAAGGCAATGTCATGAATGACTGTTTGGAAGATGG ACACTACACAGTGCGTTATCGGGAGAGGAACAGGAAGTGGAACTACCAGACTTGCCCAACGAGTGACACAGTCATCGACAATCTGAAGCCCAACACAGTCTATGAGTTCGGTGTCCAGCCCAACACTAAGGACGGCACTGGAGTGTGGAGCAAGCCAGTCATTCACAACATCAGCATGGGGAGTACAGATG ACAAGGCCATCCGGAAAATCGTCAAACGTCCCATCAACCCTGTG AAACCCTTAACGCCAGGTCCACACTCCTTCCCCTTTGCTCCTCGCCATG TTCTCCATAACAGGACCCAGGGCAGAGTGCCCCTCACCCGGAACATAGGCTCAAAGACAACTCTTG GTACTGGCGTCACCAGATCCTCCATTGCTGAAGTCCCTCGTTTTCCCATTAGCTCATCAGCTCCTCCAGCAGGAAGAAACACAACGCAGTCTCGCACCAGAGTTCCTCCTCATTCCACTCGTAATGGTGTCAGACCATACTCTCAACCCAAGATATTCCCCAGCACACCTGGGG CCGATGGGGCGCATCATAGGGGCAATGCTCTTCCTAAACCTGTGGTGTGGCCCAAAGACAAAACTG TTCTGCGTCCCTCTATTCCTGTCAACAAGAGAACCAACCTGGTGGGAAAACCTAGTGACCATG ATAAACCCATGGACCTGAAACAAGGAGACAAGGAGTCCATCTTGAAGCCATTCCCACTGGTCACAGCCAAACCTAAACAAGAGCGCAGACAGCAGACAACCTCCTCTGCCCCAGCCATAAACA GCAGCCGTTTTGACCTAAATGACAACTCCTCCATATTCAGGCCCTTGCCTGCATCAGATTTAGACATCATGGGCAGGAAGCGCTTTGTGG CTCCTCATGTGATCtataagacagataaaaagcCAGATGAGCCGTGCTCTATCACCTCCTCCCTCGCTTATTTCCCtgatgaggaggagggcagTGATCAGAATGTAACTGGTCCTCCCCGCGTACCGCCCTCCAATCTCACTGTGGTTACTGTGGAAGGTTGCCCATCTTTTGTCATTCTTGACTGGCAGAAGACCGACAATGAAACCAGAG AGTATGAGGTTATATCCACCACTAAAGGACCTCATGGAGAGGAGGTGTCCATACTGACGAcaaaccagacacacacagcagtagaGAATCTCAAACCAGAGAGCAG TTATGAATTCAAAGTAACACCGAAGAATGAGCTGGGAAGCGGACCCTCCAGTGAGCCTGTGTCTTTCAGCACAGAATCAG CGGATCCTCGAGTGAGCGAACATGTTTCAG GAAAAGATGCCATCTGGACTCAGTTCCCATTTAAAACCGATGCCTACTCTGAATGCAACGGGAAGCAGTATGTCAAGAGAACTTGGTACCGAAAGTTTGTGGGAATCCAGCTCTGCAACTCTCTGAGATACAAGATCTACCTGAGTGACTCTCTCAATG GGAAGTTCTACAACATTGGAGATCAGGCAGGGCATGGTGAGGACCACTGTCAGTTTGTGGACTCTTTCCTGGATGGACGGACTGGCACCCAGATGTTAGCTGACCAGCTACCAGGCAGACAAG GCTTCTACAGAGCAATGAGACAGGAACCTGTTAATTTCGGAGAGATTGGAGGGAAGTCGCACGTTACTTACGTAGGTTGGTATGAGTGCGGCACGCCCATACCTGGGAAGTGGTAA
- the LOC137192916 gene encoding target of Nesh-SH3 isoform X2 yields MMFRMQQHSHSLLVFLLMVFIAGIVLCDPSAPRRSRVRRQNMKVRISATGDTIVMKFLRPSTDTKLEGYILGYGSSMFSKQFIQLPENGEPYENEFDAEPKYLIAVQPIPTNEVKKQCTGKVELEKPLHLVIGSVTPTSVLLSWGTLLKTPYEGNVMNDCLEDGHYTVRYRERNRKWNYQTCPTSDTVIDNLKPNTVYEFGVQPNTKDGTGVWSKPVIHNISMGSTDDKAIRKIVKRPINPVKPLTPGPHSFPFAPRHVLHNRTQGRVPLTRNIGSKTTLGGGDLSRSFLPPLLEVPLAPRLRPPLHISATMASVLDPQTNVEKYGGYPLSQPQQKPQSQPHAQPQPNPQLQPQYRPTPQPKPQPQQSQLKPQTNPQLQPQPKPHYTTQLQPQSTSQPIHHPQTEPNPQQTSQPTVQTLSQTQPQATSQPIPQSQPQSQPQATSQPKLQTQSQSQPKQHPQLQPQTTPQLQSEQQPHSRTQPKHHTHPQTQPQLKTQTKPHLQVQPTSKPTLVANPKTPRPIPRHILQTQQAQPKTHTQSQRQPQSQSTTQPQTQTQPQPMAHFQPTFQPQPQPKTNPQPQPQPQPKPKPEPKHTKQQSKAQPPKTPKPKSDFSQPKPKTQPLEKNQPKSQPDPQSKKKLKPQPESKTPTKDRPRPKTRPGPSTKTQAHPVPHFQPTSQSQPRLAQTQSRSEPLPEPHPASRPRPQPPKTRTHSDLTKVTPRQGVPTAPSPPEEGKPLPRPALATEKAGSYNHGTGVTRSSIAEVPRFPISSSAPPAGRNTTQSRTRVPPHSTRNGVRPYSQPKIFPSTPGADGAHHRGNALPKPVVWPKDKTVLRPSIPVNKRTNLVGKPSDHDKPMDLKQGDKESILKPFPLVTAKPKQERRQQTTSSAPAINSSRFDLNDNSSIFRPLPASDLDIMGRKRFVAPHVIYKTDKKPDEPCSITSSLAYFPDEEEGSDQNVTGPPRVPPSNLTVVTVEGCPSFVILDWQKTDNETREYEVISTTKGPHGEEVSILTTNQTHTAVENLKPESSYEFKVTPKNELGSGPSSEPVSFSTESADPRVSEHVSGKDAIWTQFPFKTDAYSECNGKQYVKRTWYRKFVGIQLCNSLRYKIYLSDSLNGKFYNIGDQAGHGEDHCQFVDSFLDGRTGTQMLADQLPGRQGFYRAMRQEPVNFGEIGGKSHVTYVGWYECGTPIPGKW; encoded by the exons ATGATGTTTAGGATGCAGCAGCACTCACACAGCCTTCTGGTCTTTCTCCTCATGGTCTTCATCGCTGGGATAGTTCTCTGTGATCCCTCCGCTCCACGCAGAAGCAGAG TGAGACGTCAGAACATGAAAGTCCGTATCAGCGCCACTGGAGACACCATCGTGATGAAGTTTTTGCGTCCCAGCACTGACACAAAGCTTGAAGGCTACATCCTGGGCTATGGCAGCAGCATGTTCTCCAAACAGTTCATTCAGCTGCCTGAGAACGGAGAGCCTTATGAGAATGAGTTTG ATGCTGAGCCCAAGTACCTTATTGCTGTCCAGCCCATCCCAACCAACGAGGTGAAAAAGCAGTGCACAG GTAAAGTGGAACTGGAGAAGCCGCTACACTTGGTCATTGGGTCAGTGACGCCCACTTCAGTTCTCCTGTCCTGGGGGACGCTGCTGAAAACCCCCTATGAAGGCAATGTCATGAATGACTGTTTGGAAGATGG ACACTACACAGTGCGTTATCGGGAGAGGAACAGGAAGTGGAACTACCAGACTTGCCCAACGAGTGACACAGTCATCGACAATCTGAAGCCCAACACAGTCTATGAGTTCGGTGTCCAGCCCAACACTAAGGACGGCACTGGAGTGTGGAGCAAGCCAGTCATTCACAACATCAGCATGGGGAGTACAGATG ACAAGGCCATCCGGAAAATCGTCAAACGTCCCATCAACCCTGTG AAACCCTTAACGCCAGGTCCACACTCCTTCCCCTTTGCTCCTCGCCATG TTCTCCATAACAGGACCCAGGGCAGAGTGCCCCTCACCCGGAACATAGGCTCAAAGACAACTCTTG GAGGAGGAGACCTCTCCAGATCTTTCTTGCCTCCTCTCCTGGAGGTCCCCTTAGCTCCCAGGCTACGCCCTCCACTACACATTTCAGCCACCATGGCCTCTGTGCTAGACCCCCAGACAAATGTGGAGAAATATGGAGGATATCCTCTGAGTCAACCACAACAAAAGCCCCAGTCCCAACCTCATGCACAACCTCAGCCAAACCCCCAGCTACAGCCGCAGTATCGACCTACACCACAACCAAAGCCCCAACCCCAACAATCTCAACTAAAGCCCCAGACGAATCCTCAACTCCAACCTCAGCCAAAACCCCATTACACAACTCAACTACAACCTCAATCAACATCCCAGCCCATACACCATCCCCAAACTGAGCCCAACCCCCAACAGACATCCCAGCCCACTGTCCAGACCCTAAGTCAAACACAACCCCAAGCAACATCTCAGCCCATACCCCAAAGCCAACCTCAATCACAACCCCAAGCAACATCCCAGCCCAAACTTCAGACTCAGTCACAATCTCAGCCAAAGCAACATCCCCAATTACAGCCTCAAACCACACCCCAGCTCCAGTCTGAACAACAACCTCATTCAAGAACACAGCccaaacaccacacacacccacaaacacaaccTCAACTTAAGACCCAGACCAAGCCTCATCTGCAAGTTCAACCCACTTCCAAGCCCACATTAGTGGCAAATCCTAAAACACCTCGACCAATACCACGGCACATACTTCAAACACAACAGGCACAACCAAAGACTCACACCCAATCCCAACGTCAACCACAATCACAATCTACAACTCAGCcacaaactcaaacacaacCTCAACCAATGGCCCACTTCCAGCCCACCTTCCAACCACAACCTCAACCAAAGACCAACCCTCAGCCTCAGCCTCAGCcacaaccaaaaccaaaacctgaGCCAAAACACACCAAGCAGCAGTCTAAGGCCCAACCACCTAAAACACCTaaaccaaagagtgatttttcCCAACCCAAGCCCAAGACACAACCTCTAGAGAAGAACCAACCCAAGTCCCAACCAGATCCTCAGTCAAAAAAGAAGCTAAAGCCACAACCTGAATCAAAGACCCCAACCAAGGATCGACCTCGGCCAAAGACCCGGCCAGGGCCTTCAACAAAGACCCAGGCCCATCCCGTACCTCATTTTCAACCCACTTCCCAATCACAACCCAGATTGGCCCAGACTCAGTCCCGTTCTGAACCTCTACCCGAGCCACACCCTGCATCTAGGCCCCGACCACAACCTCCTAAGACCAGGACCCACTCTGATCTCACCAAGGTCACTCCAAGGCAGGGAGTCCCTACGG CTCCTAGTCCACCAGAAGAGGGCAAGCCTCTACCAAGACCTGCCCTGGCTACAGAGAAGGCTGGTAGTTACAATCATG GTACTGGCGTCACCAGATCCTCCATTGCTGAAGTCCCTCGTTTTCCCATTAGCTCATCAGCTCCTCCAGCAGGAAGAAACACAACGCAGTCTCGCACCAGAGTTCCTCCTCATTCCACTCGTAATGGTGTCAGACCATACTCTCAACCCAAGATATTCCCCAGCACACCTGGGG CCGATGGGGCGCATCATAGGGGCAATGCTCTTCCTAAACCTGTGGTGTGGCCCAAAGACAAAACTG TTCTGCGTCCCTCTATTCCTGTCAACAAGAGAACCAACCTGGTGGGAAAACCTAGTGACCATG ATAAACCCATGGACCTGAAACAAGGAGACAAGGAGTCCATCTTGAAGCCATTCCCACTGGTCACAGCCAAACCTAAACAAGAGCGCAGACAGCAGACAACCTCCTCTGCCCCAGCCATAAACA GCAGCCGTTTTGACCTAAATGACAACTCCTCCATATTCAGGCCCTTGCCTGCATCAGATTTAGACATCATGGGCAGGAAGCGCTTTGTGG CTCCTCATGTGATCtataagacagataaaaagcCAGATGAGCCGTGCTCTATCACCTCCTCCCTCGCTTATTTCCCtgatgaggaggagggcagTGATCAGAATGTAACTGGTCCTCCCCGCGTACCGCCCTCCAATCTCACTGTGGTTACTGTGGAAGGTTGCCCATCTTTTGTCATTCTTGACTGGCAGAAGACCGACAATGAAACCAGAG AGTATGAGGTTATATCCACCACTAAAGGACCTCATGGAGAGGAGGTGTCCATACTGACGAcaaaccagacacacacagcagtagaGAATCTCAAACCAGAGAGCAG TTATGAATTCAAAGTAACACCGAAGAATGAGCTGGGAAGCGGACCCTCCAGTGAGCCTGTGTCTTTCAGCACAGAATCAG CGGATCCTCGAGTGAGCGAACATGTTTCAG GAAAAGATGCCATCTGGACTCAGTTCCCATTTAAAACCGATGCCTACTCTGAATGCAACGGGAAGCAGTATGTCAAGAGAACTTGGTACCGAAAGTTTGTGGGAATCCAGCTCTGCAACTCTCTGAGATACAAGATCTACCTGAGTGACTCTCTCAATG GGAAGTTCTACAACATTGGAGATCAGGCAGGGCATGGTGAGGACCACTGTCAGTTTGTGGACTCTTTCCTGGATGGACGGACTGGCACCCAGATGTTAGCTGACCAGCTACCAGGCAGACAAG GCTTCTACAGAGCAATGAGACAGGAACCTGTTAATTTCGGAGAGATTGGAGGGAAGTCGCACGTTACTTACGTAGGTTGGTATGAGTGCGGCACGCCCATACCTGGGAAGTGGTAA
- the LOC137192916 gene encoding target of Nesh-SH3 isoform X1, with translation MMFRMQQHSHSLLVFLLMVFIAGIVLCDPSAPRRSRVRRQNMKVRISATGDTIVMKFLRPSTDTKLEGYILGYGSSMFSKQFIQLPENGEPYENEFDAEPKYLIAVQPIPTNEVKKQCTGKVELEKPLHLVIGSVTPTSVLLSWGTLLKTPYEGNVMNDCLEDGHYTVRYRERNRKWNYQTCPTSDTVIDNLKPNTVYEFGVQPNTKDGTGVWSKPVIHNISMGSTDDKAIRKIVKRPINPVKPLTPGPHSFPFAPRHVLHNRTQGRVPLTRNIGSKTTLAPPATTRQDSLSTPGPTVPLVTKQQIGGGDLSRSFLPPLLEVPLAPRLRPPLHISATMASVLDPQTNVEKYGGYPLSQPQQKPQSQPHAQPQPNPQLQPQYRPTPQPKPQPQQSQLKPQTNPQLQPQPKPHYTTQLQPQSTSQPIHHPQTEPNPQQTSQPTVQTLSQTQPQATSQPIPQSQPQSQPQATSQPKLQTQSQSQPKQHPQLQPQTTPQLQSEQQPHSRTQPKHHTHPQTQPQLKTQTKPHLQVQPTSKPTLVANPKTPRPIPRHILQTQQAQPKTHTQSQRQPQSQSTTQPQTQTQPQPMAHFQPTFQPQPQPKTNPQPQPQPQPKPKPEPKHTKQQSKAQPPKTPKPKSDFSQPKPKTQPLEKNQPKSQPDPQSKKKLKPQPESKTPTKDRPRPKTRPGPSTKTQAHPVPHFQPTSQSQPRLAQTQSRSEPLPEPHPASRPRPQPPKTRTHSDLTKVTPRQGVPTAPSPPEEGKPLPRPALATEKAGSYNHGTGVTRSSIAEVPRFPISSSAPPAGRNTTQSRTRVPPHSTRNGVRPYSQPKIFPSTPGADGAHHRGNALPKPVVWPKDKTVLRPSIPVNKRTNLVGKPSDHDKPMDLKQGDKESILKPFPLVTAKPKQERRQQTTSSAPAINSSRFDLNDNSSIFRPLPASDLDIMGRKRFVAPHVIYKTDKKPDEPCSITSSLAYFPDEEEGSDQNVTGPPRVPPSNLTVVTVEGCPSFVILDWQKTDNETREYEVISTTKGPHGEEVSILTTNQTHTAVENLKPESSYEFKVTPKNELGSGPSSEPVSFSTESADPRVSEHVSGKDAIWTQFPFKTDAYSECNGKQYVKRTWYRKFVGIQLCNSLRYKIYLSDSLNGKFYNIGDQAGHGEDHCQFVDSFLDGRTGTQMLADQLPGRQGFYRAMRQEPVNFGEIGGKSHVTYVGWYECGTPIPGKW, from the exons ATGATGTTTAGGATGCAGCAGCACTCACACAGCCTTCTGGTCTTTCTCCTCATGGTCTTCATCGCTGGGATAGTTCTCTGTGATCCCTCCGCTCCACGCAGAAGCAGAG TGAGACGTCAGAACATGAAAGTCCGTATCAGCGCCACTGGAGACACCATCGTGATGAAGTTTTTGCGTCCCAGCACTGACACAAAGCTTGAAGGCTACATCCTGGGCTATGGCAGCAGCATGTTCTCCAAACAGTTCATTCAGCTGCCTGAGAACGGAGAGCCTTATGAGAATGAGTTTG ATGCTGAGCCCAAGTACCTTATTGCTGTCCAGCCCATCCCAACCAACGAGGTGAAAAAGCAGTGCACAG GTAAAGTGGAACTGGAGAAGCCGCTACACTTGGTCATTGGGTCAGTGACGCCCACTTCAGTTCTCCTGTCCTGGGGGACGCTGCTGAAAACCCCCTATGAAGGCAATGTCATGAATGACTGTTTGGAAGATGG ACACTACACAGTGCGTTATCGGGAGAGGAACAGGAAGTGGAACTACCAGACTTGCCCAACGAGTGACACAGTCATCGACAATCTGAAGCCCAACACAGTCTATGAGTTCGGTGTCCAGCCCAACACTAAGGACGGCACTGGAGTGTGGAGCAAGCCAGTCATTCACAACATCAGCATGGGGAGTACAGATG ACAAGGCCATCCGGAAAATCGTCAAACGTCCCATCAACCCTGTG AAACCCTTAACGCCAGGTCCACACTCCTTCCCCTTTGCTCCTCGCCATG TTCTCCATAACAGGACCCAGGGCAGAGTGCCCCTCACCCGGAACATAGGCTCAAAGACAACTCTTG CTCCACCCGCAACCACTAGACAGGATTCTCTGTCGACCCCTGGACCCACAGTGCCTTTGGTCACCAAACAGCAAATCG GAGGAGGAGACCTCTCCAGATCTTTCTTGCCTCCTCTCCTGGAGGTCCCCTTAGCTCCCAGGCTACGCCCTCCACTACACATTTCAGCCACCATGGCCTCTGTGCTAGACCCCCAGACAAATGTGGAGAAATATGGAGGATATCCTCTGAGTCAACCACAACAAAAGCCCCAGTCCCAACCTCATGCACAACCTCAGCCAAACCCCCAGCTACAGCCGCAGTATCGACCTACACCACAACCAAAGCCCCAACCCCAACAATCTCAACTAAAGCCCCAGACGAATCCTCAACTCCAACCTCAGCCAAAACCCCATTACACAACTCAACTACAACCTCAATCAACATCCCAGCCCATACACCATCCCCAAACTGAGCCCAACCCCCAACAGACATCCCAGCCCACTGTCCAGACCCTAAGTCAAACACAACCCCAAGCAACATCTCAGCCCATACCCCAAAGCCAACCTCAATCACAACCCCAAGCAACATCCCAGCCCAAACTTCAGACTCAGTCACAATCTCAGCCAAAGCAACATCCCCAATTACAGCCTCAAACCACACCCCAGCTCCAGTCTGAACAACAACCTCATTCAAGAACACAGCccaaacaccacacacacccacaaacacaaccTCAACTTAAGACCCAGACCAAGCCTCATCTGCAAGTTCAACCCACTTCCAAGCCCACATTAGTGGCAAATCCTAAAACACCTCGACCAATACCACGGCACATACTTCAAACACAACAGGCACAACCAAAGACTCACACCCAATCCCAACGTCAACCACAATCACAATCTACAACTCAGCcacaaactcaaacacaacCTCAACCAATGGCCCACTTCCAGCCCACCTTCCAACCACAACCTCAACCAAAGACCAACCCTCAGCCTCAGCCTCAGCcacaaccaaaaccaaaacctgaGCCAAAACACACCAAGCAGCAGTCTAAGGCCCAACCACCTAAAACACCTaaaccaaagagtgatttttcCCAACCCAAGCCCAAGACACAACCTCTAGAGAAGAACCAACCCAAGTCCCAACCAGATCCTCAGTCAAAAAAGAAGCTAAAGCCACAACCTGAATCAAAGACCCCAACCAAGGATCGACCTCGGCCAAAGACCCGGCCAGGGCCTTCAACAAAGACCCAGGCCCATCCCGTACCTCATTTTCAACCCACTTCCCAATCACAACCCAGATTGGCCCAGACTCAGTCCCGTTCTGAACCTCTACCCGAGCCACACCCTGCATCTAGGCCCCGACCACAACCTCCTAAGACCAGGACCCACTCTGATCTCACCAAGGTCACTCCAAGGCAGGGAGTCCCTACGG CTCCTAGTCCACCAGAAGAGGGCAAGCCTCTACCAAGACCTGCCCTGGCTACAGAGAAGGCTGGTAGTTACAATCATG GTACTGGCGTCACCAGATCCTCCATTGCTGAAGTCCCTCGTTTTCCCATTAGCTCATCAGCTCCTCCAGCAGGAAGAAACACAACGCAGTCTCGCACCAGAGTTCCTCCTCATTCCACTCGTAATGGTGTCAGACCATACTCTCAACCCAAGATATTCCCCAGCACACCTGGGG CCGATGGGGCGCATCATAGGGGCAATGCTCTTCCTAAACCTGTGGTGTGGCCCAAAGACAAAACTG TTCTGCGTCCCTCTATTCCTGTCAACAAGAGAACCAACCTGGTGGGAAAACCTAGTGACCATG ATAAACCCATGGACCTGAAACAAGGAGACAAGGAGTCCATCTTGAAGCCATTCCCACTGGTCACAGCCAAACCTAAACAAGAGCGCAGACAGCAGACAACCTCCTCTGCCCCAGCCATAAACA GCAGCCGTTTTGACCTAAATGACAACTCCTCCATATTCAGGCCCTTGCCTGCATCAGATTTAGACATCATGGGCAGGAAGCGCTTTGTGG CTCCTCATGTGATCtataagacagataaaaagcCAGATGAGCCGTGCTCTATCACCTCCTCCCTCGCTTATTTCCCtgatgaggaggagggcagTGATCAGAATGTAACTGGTCCTCCCCGCGTACCGCCCTCCAATCTCACTGTGGTTACTGTGGAAGGTTGCCCATCTTTTGTCATTCTTGACTGGCAGAAGACCGACAATGAAACCAGAG AGTATGAGGTTATATCCACCACTAAAGGACCTCATGGAGAGGAGGTGTCCATACTGACGAcaaaccagacacacacagcagtagaGAATCTCAAACCAGAGAGCAG TTATGAATTCAAAGTAACACCGAAGAATGAGCTGGGAAGCGGACCCTCCAGTGAGCCTGTGTCTTTCAGCACAGAATCAG CGGATCCTCGAGTGAGCGAACATGTTTCAG GAAAAGATGCCATCTGGACTCAGTTCCCATTTAAAACCGATGCCTACTCTGAATGCAACGGGAAGCAGTATGTCAAGAGAACTTGGTACCGAAAGTTTGTGGGAATCCAGCTCTGCAACTCTCTGAGATACAAGATCTACCTGAGTGACTCTCTCAATG GGAAGTTCTACAACATTGGAGATCAGGCAGGGCATGGTGAGGACCACTGTCAGTTTGTGGACTCTTTCCTGGATGGACGGACTGGCACCCAGATGTTAGCTGACCAGCTACCAGGCAGACAAG GCTTCTACAGAGCAATGAGACAGGAACCTGTTAATTTCGGAGAGATTGGAGGGAAGTCGCACGTTACTTACGTAGGTTGGTATGAGTGCGGCACGCCCATACCTGGGAAGTGGTAA